Proteins encoded in a region of the Diospyros lotus cultivar Yz01 chromosome 9, ASM1463336v1, whole genome shotgun sequence genome:
- the LOC127809940 gene encoding uncharacterized protein LOC127809940 yields the protein MAAESNSGFRHEGVLGSALSRHAISFQSGAINSTSEMIPMANYYGVNTTVGMMFSGNSSIINNNPRVTQAGSSSGSLLLDSVPGLKHDTGLAVEWSLDEQCKLQDGLEKFAGEPSIMKYIKIAATLHDKTVRDVALRCRWMTRKRRKPEEYNSGKKVNSRKDKLVESSSKANVSSFSPSSMAAHSLIMNHLDHSETLPSEGLSGRTRHLLEQNNQVLSQISANLSAFKLQDNIDLFFRTRNNIAIILNDMSEMAGIMSQMPPLPVSINEELANSILPNTSQAMIFGSASGIHLKQEPGC from the exons ATGGCAGCTGAATCGAACTCGGGCTTTCGCCATGAGGGAGTTTTGGGCTCTGCTTTGAGCCGGCACGCAATTTCGTTCCAGTCGGGAGCTATAAACAGCACATCTGAGATGATCCCGATGGCCAATTACTATGGGGTAAACACTACAGTAGGCATGATGTTTTCTGGAAATTCAAGCATCATTAACAACAATCCGAGAGTAACTCAGGCTGGGAGTTCTTCTGGTTCTCTTCTTCTGGATTCTGTGCCAGGGCTCAAGCATGACACAGGTTTGGCTGTGGAGTGGTCTCTTGATGAGCAGTGCAAGTTGCAGGATGGACTTGAAAA ATTTGCGGGTGAACCCAGTATCATGAAGTACATTAAGATTGCAGCAACATTGCATGATAAGACCGTACGTGATGTGGCTTTGAGGTGTAGGTGGATGACG AGAAAGCGAAGGAAACCAGAGGAATATAATTCAGGGAAGAAAGTAAACAGCAGGAAG GATAAATTGGTTGAGTCATCCTCCAAGGCAAATGTATCTTCATTTTCACCATCTAGTATGGCTGCACATTCTTTGATTATGAACCATCTGGACCACAGTGAAACTTTACCTTCTGAAG GATTAAGTGGTAGAACAAGGCATCTTTTGGAGCAAAATAATCAAGTTCTTAGTCAAATTTCTGCAAATCTTTCTGCATTTAAG TTGCAGGATAATATTGACCTCTTTTTTCGCACAAGGAACAATATAGCTATCATCCTAAACGA TATGAGTGAAATGGCTGGCATAATGAGTCAGATGCCACCACTGCCTGTATCCATAAATGAGGAACTTGCAAATAGTATATTGCCTAATACATCCCAG GCAATGATATTTGGCTCAGCAAGTGGGATTCATCTGAAGCAGGAGCCCGGATGCTAA